Genomic window (Planktothrix serta PCC 8927):
AAAAACAAATTTTAGAAAATCCAATCATGCTATCAGGAGAAGATATTTTACCCGGATTTGTTTTAAATCTTCAATTGATTTGGTAAATTTTTGCGAAATCTGGGTTATAACCTCAGTTGTTGATGAACAACGGCTAAATTCCACATATAATCATCAATTTGATATTCAGTTGCAGCTTGATTAATATAGGTTTTAGCTTGTTCTATATTTTGTTCCGCTTCATGATATAATCCTAAATAAAGATGGCTATAAAAATTTCCTCGTTTTCCGTCTTTTTGCCCGATTTTTAATAAATCTTCCGGGGTACAATTTCCCGCAAAAAGATCATAAACGCTTCTGAGAACAGGACGGGGATCATTTTTAACCGGAAGCAGGGTATTTTTAGCGGCTTCAACTCCTTGGAATTGGGCAATACATAAATAACGCCAAACCGTTTCCTCAACGTCTTGGGAATTAACGGTTAAATCGATTTCAAATTGTTCTGCACCGAGTTGATATTGCTGGGAATAATAATAGGATAACCCCCGTTGCCACAGATAGGGTTTAACGGTAGAATTTAATTGTTCAGCGTGATCAAAGTCTTGAATTGATTCAGCAATTTTTGCTAATTTAAAATAAACCATTCCTCGTTGAATATAAGCTCTAACATCATCAGGATGGGAAGATCGATATTTAGTCCAGTAATTAATTTGTTGTTCTAA
Coding sequences:
- a CDS encoding tetratricopeptide repeat protein translates to MSLSLEQQINYWTKYRSSHPDDVRAYIQRGMVYFKLAKIAESIQDFDHAEQLNSTVKPYLWQRGLSYYYSQQYQLGAEQFEIDLTVNSQDVEETVWRYLCIAQFQGVEAAKNTLLPVKNDPRPVLRSVYDLFAGNCTPEDLLKIGQKDGKRGNFYSHLYLGLYHEAEQNIEQAKTYINQAATEYQIDDYMWNLAVVHQQLRL